The Punica granatum isolate Tunisia-2019 chromosome 4, ASM765513v2, whole genome shotgun sequence genome has a window encoding:
- the LOC116202754 gene encoding uncharacterized protein LOC116202754 isoform X3: protein MKPFHTGVANSSHLTDELQSCTLADSKHTGEELPLCTTVSQEEPCEEELQQRVPEASCQTENAIFQEEDHATKGGDFDGIFENEAAHGEKYGVLSDDDEDAICKRTRARYSLVSFTLDELESFLQETDDDEDLQNFDDEEEYKKFLAAVLLGGDDDGPATPENGNIDDEDEDNDADFEIELEEALDSDIDDRQTDKTQNLPNDRSRRRPETRQNRRRSISSGNKNKLLEQAKRPLRPLLPLLPVGQNTSTPAANGRSLTADVTPGCSVFAADSGYISGFTPYQIGQLYCLIHEHVQLLIQIYSLCILDPSKQQIASQVQELILEIVDKRDQVLARRNVPYPADLFRAPYLMSSVSDGSRRLHQEQFVMEPFAMNNAEGVNSASDRMEATGDVCPSNQHPENICASRAGSSQMFQGLLSVPIIDGPVLSILDVAPLNLVKNFMDDMSIAVREHRRRRVESSYDIRAEREPLFLLPNFLSAAQVNGDGVRGELPADVNKGPSSSSQPYKKSLAAALVETTKKQSVALVPKEVAKLAQKFFPLFNQALFPHKPPPASVTNRVLFTDAEDELLALGMMEYNTDWKAIQERFLPCKSKHQIFVRQKNRCSSKAPENPIKAVRRMKTSPLTTEEMKYIQEGLKFYKLDWMSVWRFIVPHRDPSLLPRQWRTALGTQKSYKQNALRKEKRRMYEAERRRRKAADLGSWPHGSEKEDFRAEAGGGGDNSSGDDCVDDPEEAYVHEAFLADWRPGISGPMPNQPQRTQITEPLNNQMAVEGQYHVGNIPQYITQSNHLQHPFPASLFSMNQPDQTNPRIETERLVKLAPNLPPVNLPRNVRVLSQSAYRTHQHVVKVGPICETRAAYVPDLHQEDSRVVMERSAGVGEERFNSTELQMHPLLFQVPVDGRLPYYPSNYTTSPSGSFSFFPGKQPQLNLSLFRSPNPMIHGPNSLTRSVTQDVNSTLSGIEFHPLLQRTDDGERNLQSSVRCDNNRGQLASGACPQSPLDKANELDLEIHLSSTSRKNKDLESRDKENLGVTFVADENSDPSCQPLENLPSAGALIERGSQELLNDFDQSYEDAVDDQSHPEIVMEQEELSDSEEEFEEQVEFECEEMADSEEEDMSGTELVSEASNKGDPNLPVEKVHIQPQDVKDQTVHKHCGSDTSAAGNSSNHPSFNLGRTPNPKDKKSSKSWLSLVSSHGEDPAVKKSSSSRPNRSCRKTKEPAKTETDSLTMPPIRRPRKRPCKNS, encoded by the exons ATGAAGCCTTTCCATACAGGAGTAGCAAATTCATCTCACTTGACGGATGAACTTCAGAGCTGTACTCTTGCAGATTCTAAGCATACAGGGGAGGAACTTCCGCTTTGTACCACAGTTTCTCAAGAAGAACCATGTGAAGAAGAACTACAACAGAGAGTGCCAGAGGCTTCATGTCAAACTGAAAATGCAATTTTCCAGGAAGAAGATCATGCAACAAAGGGAGGTGATTTTGATggtatttttgaaaatgaGGCAGCACATGGTGAGAAGTACGGAGTGCTTtcagatgatgatgaggatgccATTTGCAAGCGTACTAGAGCCCGTTATTCTCTTGTGAGTTTCACTCTCGATGAGCTTGAGAGTTTTCTGCAGGAAACTGATGACGATGAAGATCTGCAAAATTTTGATGATGAAGAGGAGTACAAAAAATTTCTCGCGGCTGTTTTACTGGGTGGAGATGATGATGGACCAGCAACCCCAGAAAATGGGAATATTGATGATGAAGACGAAGATAACGATGCAGACTTTGAGATTGAATTGGAAGAAGCACTTGATAGTGATATTGACGATAGACAAACAGATAAAACCCAAAATTTGCCCAATGATAGATCTCGAAGGAGGCCTGAGACAAGGCAGAACAGACGCCGAAGCATCTCTTCAGGGAACAAAAATAAGTTACTGGAGCAGGCAAAAAGACCTTTACGTCCCCTTTTACCTTTATTACCAGTTGGACAAAATACATCTACGCCAGCAGCTAATGGAAGATCGTTAACCGCTGATGTTACTCCAGGCTGTTCAGTGTTTGCAGCAGATAGTGGCTACATTAGTGGATTCACTCCTTACCAAATCGGGCAGTTATATTGCCTGATTCATGAACATGTGCAGCTTCTAATTCAGATATATTCTCTTTGTATTCTTGACCCTTCTAAGCAACAAATTGCCTCCCAGGTTCAGGAATTGATCCTTGAGATCGTTGACAAACGTGATCAGGTTTTAGCACGGAGGAATGTACCATACCCTGCCGATCTTTTTCGAGCTCCATACCTTATGTCATCAGTATCAGATGGATCTCGCAGATTACACCAGGAACAATTTGTTATGGAACCCTTTGCCATGAATAATGCAGAAGGAGTGAACTCTGCTTCAGATCGTATGGAAGCAACTGGAGATGTTTGCCCTTCTAATCAACATCCTGAAAATATTTGTGCTAGTCGGGCGGGTTCTTCTCAAATGTTTCAAGGTCTCCTCTCGGTACCTATAATAGATGGTCCAGTATTATCCATTTTGGATGTGGCGCCACTCAATTTAGTTAAGAACTTTATGGATGATATGTCCATCG CTGTTCGGGAACATCGGCGGCGACGTGTCGAATCCAGCTATGATATTCGTGCTGAGAGGGAGCCTTTATTCTTGCTTCCAAATTTTTTATCTGCTGCTCAAGTTAATGGGGATGGCGTGAGAGGAGAGCTCCCTGCAGACGTCAATAAAGGGCCGTCTTCCTCCAGTCAACCATATAAGAAGTCATTGGCAGCAGCACTGGTCGAAACTACAAAGAAGCAATCAGTTGCTTTGGTTCCAAAGGAAGTTGCTAAGTTAGCCCAGAAGTTCTTCCCACTTTTTAATCAAGCATTATTTCCTCATAAACCGCCCCCGGCTTCTGTCACAAATCGGGTGCTATTTACTGATGCTGAGGATGA ATTACTGGCTCTGGGAATGATGGAATATAACACAGATTGGAAGGCTATCCAGGAACGCTTTCTTCCTTGCAAATCTAAGCATCAG ATTTTCGTTAGACAGAAAAATCGGTGCTCATCTAAAGCTCCAGAGAATCCAATTAAG GCAGTTCGGAGGATGAAAACATCTCCATTGACTACAGAAGAGATGAAATATATACAGGAG GGACTCAAATTTTACAAACTTGACTGGATGTCTGTATGGAGGTTTATAGTTCCGCATAGAGACCCATCTTTGTTACCTCGTCAGTGGCGCACTGCTTTGGGAACCCAGAAGTCGTACAAGCAGAATGCATtgagaaaagagaagagacGCATGTATGAAGCAGAACGAAGAAGGCGAAAAGCTGCAGATCTGGGGAGTTGGCCGCATGGATCAGAGAAGGAG GATTTTCGGGCTGAAGCTGGTGGTGGTGGCGACAACAGCAGTGGAGATGATTGCGTTGATGACCCAGAAGAAGCTTATGTCCACGAGGCGTTTTTAGCTGACTGGAGACCAGGCATATCAGGTCCTATGCCCAATCAGCCTCAAAGAACTCAAATCACAGAGCCGCTCAACAATCAGATGGCTGTGGAGGGACAGTACCATGTAGGAAACATCCCTCAGTATATTACTCAGTCCAATCATCTACAGCATCCTTTTCCTGCATCTCTGTTCTCAATGAATCAACCTGATCAAACAAATCCAAGGATAGAGACCGAACGTTTAGTGAAATTAGCACCAAATTTGCCCCCAGTCAATCTTCCTCGAAATGTTCGTGTTCTTTCTCAGTCAGCATACAGAACACATCAACATGTTGTCAAGGTAGGACCCATTTGTGAAACCAGAGCTGCTTATGTTCCAGATTTACATCAAGAAGACTCAAGAGTTGTCATGGAGAGAAGTGCTGGTGTTGGCGAGGAGAGATTCAACAGTACGGAACTTCAGATGCATCCTCTACTGTTCCAAGTCCCCGTTGATGGGCGTCTGCCTTATTACCCATCAAATTACACTACCAGTCCTTCAGGTTCCTTCAGTTTCTTTCCAGGAAAGCAGCCTCAGTTAAACCTTAGCCTTTTCCGGAGCCCTAATCCGATGATTCACGGTCCTAATAGTCTCACAAGATCTGTTACTCAGGATGTCAATTCTACATTATCTGGGATTGAATTTCATCCACTCCTTCAGAGAACTGATGATGGGGAGAGGAACTTGCAATCATCTGTTCGTTGTGATAACAACCGTGGCCAATTAGCCTCTGGTGCCTGTCCCCAAAGTCCTCTTGATAAAGCTAATGAGCTCGATTTGGAGATCCACCTGAGTTCTACATCAAGAAAAAATAAGGATTTAGAAAGTAGGGATAAAGAAAACTTAGGAGTTACATTTGTTGCCGATGAAAATAGCGATCCTTCATGCCAACCTCTTGAGAATCTGCCTTCAGCTGGGGCTTTGATCGAAAGAGGATCTCAAGAACTGCTTAATGACTTTGATCAGAGCTATGAGGACGCTGTAGATGATCAATCTCATCCTGAGATTGTCATGGAACAGGAAGAGTTGAGTGACTCTGAAGAAGAATTTGAGGAGCAGGTTGAGTTCGAGTGCGAAGAGATGGCCGATTCTGAAGAAGAGGATATGTCGGGCACAGAGCTTGTTTCTGAAGCCAGTAATAAG GGTGACCCAAATCTTCCAGTGGAGAAGGTTCATATTCAGCCACAGGATGTCAAAGATCAAACAGTCCATAAACATTGTGGATCCGACACCTCTGCTGCCGGAAACAGCAGTAATCATCCTTCCTTCAACTTGGGCCGCACGCCCAATCCAAAGGATAAGAAGTCAAGCAAATCGTGGCTTAGTTTGGTTTCATCCCATGGTGAAGATCCTGCTGTTAAAAAGTCCTCATCCTCGCGTCCTAACAGATCTTGTAGGAAGACAAAAGAACCAGCTAAAACCGAGACCGATTCTCTGACGATGCCTCCGATTAGGAGACCTCGAAAGCGGCCTTGCAAGAACAGCTAG
- the LOC116202754 gene encoding uncharacterized protein LOC116202754 isoform X1, whose protein sequence is MASCFNGQSSKSEHISKENMISAAESTRQAHGSPIRHEEDEDEDEDIDFNPFLKETLSNETSSSLSSEVEGPEDADCNVMKPFHTGVANSSHLTDELQSCTLADSKHTGEELPLCTTVSQEEPCEEELQQRVPEASCQTENAIFQEEDHATKGGDFDGIFENEAAHGEKYGVLSDDDEDAICKRTRARYSLVSFTLDELESFLQETDDDEDLQNFDDEEEYKKFLAAVLLGGDDDGPATPENGNIDDEDEDNDADFEIELEEALDSDIDDRQTDKTQNLPNDRSRRRPETRQNRRRSISSGNKNKLLEQAKRPLRPLLPLLPVGQNTSTPAANGRSLTADVTPGCSVFAADSGYISGFTPYQIGQLYCLIHEHVQLLIQIYSLCILDPSKQQIASQVQELILEIVDKRDQVLARRNVPYPADLFRAPYLMSSVSDGSRRLHQEQFVMEPFAMNNAEGVNSASDRMEATGDVCPSNQHPENICASRAGSSQMFQGLLSVPIIDGPVLSILDVAPLNLVKNFMDDMSIAVREHRRRRVESSYDIRAEREPLFLLPNFLSAAQVNGDGVRGELPADVNKGPSSSSQPYKKSLAAALVETTKKQSVALVPKEVAKLAQKFFPLFNQALFPHKPPPASVTNRVLFTDAEDELLALGMMEYNTDWKAIQERFLPCKSKHQIFVRQKNRCSSKAPENPIKAVRRMKTSPLTTEEMKYIQEGLKFYKLDWMSVWRFIVPHRDPSLLPRQWRTALGTQKSYKQNALRKEKRRMYEAERRRRKAADLGSWPHGSEKEDFRAEAGGGGDNSSGDDCVDDPEEAYVHEAFLADWRPGISGPMPNQPQRTQITEPLNNQMAVEGQYHVGNIPQYITQSNHLQHPFPASLFSMNQPDQTNPRIETERLVKLAPNLPPVNLPRNVRVLSQSAYRTHQHVVKVGPICETRAAYVPDLHQEDSRVVMERSAGVGEERFNSTELQMHPLLFQVPVDGRLPYYPSNYTTSPSGSFSFFPGKQPQLNLSLFRSPNPMIHGPNSLTRSVTQDVNSTLSGIEFHPLLQRTDDGERNLQSSVRCDNNRGQLASGACPQSPLDKANELDLEIHLSSTSRKNKDLESRDKENLGVTFVADENSDPSCQPLENLPSAGALIERGSQELLNDFDQSYEDAVDDQSHPEIVMEQEELSDSEEEFEEQVEFECEEMADSEEEDMSGTELVSEASNKGDPNLPVEKVHIQPQDVKDQTVHKHCGSDTSAAGNSSNHPSFNLGRTPNPKDKKSSKSWLSLVSSHGEDPAVKKSSSSRPNRSCRKTKEPAKTETDSLTMPPIRRPRKRPCKNS, encoded by the exons atggcTTCATGTTTTAATGGACAATCTTCAAAGAGTGAGCATATTAGTAAGGAGAACATGATCTCAGCTGCAGAAAGCACTCGTCAAGCCCATGGGAGTCCAATAAGGcatgaggaagatgaagatgaggatgaggatatTGATTTTAATCCTTTCCTAAAGGAAACTCTTTCGAATGAAACTTCGTCAAGTTTGAGCTCAGAAGTTGAAGGGCCAGAGGATGCTGATTGTAATGTGATGAAGCCTTTCCATACAGGAGTAGCAAATTCATCTCACTTGACGGATGAACTTCAGAGCTGTACTCTTGCAGATTCTAAGCATACAGGGGAGGAACTTCCGCTTTGTACCACAGTTTCTCAAGAAGAACCATGTGAAGAAGAACTACAACAGAGAGTGCCAGAGGCTTCATGTCAAACTGAAAATGCAATTTTCCAGGAAGAAGATCATGCAACAAAGGGAGGTGATTTTGATggtatttttgaaaatgaGGCAGCACATGGTGAGAAGTACGGAGTGCTTtcagatgatgatgaggatgccATTTGCAAGCGTACTAGAGCCCGTTATTCTCTTGTGAGTTTCACTCTCGATGAGCTTGAGAGTTTTCTGCAGGAAACTGATGACGATGAAGATCTGCAAAATTTTGATGATGAAGAGGAGTACAAAAAATTTCTCGCGGCTGTTTTACTGGGTGGAGATGATGATGGACCAGCAACCCCAGAAAATGGGAATATTGATGATGAAGACGAAGATAACGATGCAGACTTTGAGATTGAATTGGAAGAAGCACTTGATAGTGATATTGACGATAGACAAACAGATAAAACCCAAAATTTGCCCAATGATAGATCTCGAAGGAGGCCTGAGACAAGGCAGAACAGACGCCGAAGCATCTCTTCAGGGAACAAAAATAAGTTACTGGAGCAGGCAAAAAGACCTTTACGTCCCCTTTTACCTTTATTACCAGTTGGACAAAATACATCTACGCCAGCAGCTAATGGAAGATCGTTAACCGCTGATGTTACTCCAGGCTGTTCAGTGTTTGCAGCAGATAGTGGCTACATTAGTGGATTCACTCCTTACCAAATCGGGCAGTTATATTGCCTGATTCATGAACATGTGCAGCTTCTAATTCAGATATATTCTCTTTGTATTCTTGACCCTTCTAAGCAACAAATTGCCTCCCAGGTTCAGGAATTGATCCTTGAGATCGTTGACAAACGTGATCAGGTTTTAGCACGGAGGAATGTACCATACCCTGCCGATCTTTTTCGAGCTCCATACCTTATGTCATCAGTATCAGATGGATCTCGCAGATTACACCAGGAACAATTTGTTATGGAACCCTTTGCCATGAATAATGCAGAAGGAGTGAACTCTGCTTCAGATCGTATGGAAGCAACTGGAGATGTTTGCCCTTCTAATCAACATCCTGAAAATATTTGTGCTAGTCGGGCGGGTTCTTCTCAAATGTTTCAAGGTCTCCTCTCGGTACCTATAATAGATGGTCCAGTATTATCCATTTTGGATGTGGCGCCACTCAATTTAGTTAAGAACTTTATGGATGATATGTCCATCG CTGTTCGGGAACATCGGCGGCGACGTGTCGAATCCAGCTATGATATTCGTGCTGAGAGGGAGCCTTTATTCTTGCTTCCAAATTTTTTATCTGCTGCTCAAGTTAATGGGGATGGCGTGAGAGGAGAGCTCCCTGCAGACGTCAATAAAGGGCCGTCTTCCTCCAGTCAACCATATAAGAAGTCATTGGCAGCAGCACTGGTCGAAACTACAAAGAAGCAATCAGTTGCTTTGGTTCCAAAGGAAGTTGCTAAGTTAGCCCAGAAGTTCTTCCCACTTTTTAATCAAGCATTATTTCCTCATAAACCGCCCCCGGCTTCTGTCACAAATCGGGTGCTATTTACTGATGCTGAGGATGA ATTACTGGCTCTGGGAATGATGGAATATAACACAGATTGGAAGGCTATCCAGGAACGCTTTCTTCCTTGCAAATCTAAGCATCAG ATTTTCGTTAGACAGAAAAATCGGTGCTCATCTAAAGCTCCAGAGAATCCAATTAAG GCAGTTCGGAGGATGAAAACATCTCCATTGACTACAGAAGAGATGAAATATATACAGGAG GGACTCAAATTTTACAAACTTGACTGGATGTCTGTATGGAGGTTTATAGTTCCGCATAGAGACCCATCTTTGTTACCTCGTCAGTGGCGCACTGCTTTGGGAACCCAGAAGTCGTACAAGCAGAATGCATtgagaaaagagaagagacGCATGTATGAAGCAGAACGAAGAAGGCGAAAAGCTGCAGATCTGGGGAGTTGGCCGCATGGATCAGAGAAGGAG GATTTTCGGGCTGAAGCTGGTGGTGGTGGCGACAACAGCAGTGGAGATGATTGCGTTGATGACCCAGAAGAAGCTTATGTCCACGAGGCGTTTTTAGCTGACTGGAGACCAGGCATATCAGGTCCTATGCCCAATCAGCCTCAAAGAACTCAAATCACAGAGCCGCTCAACAATCAGATGGCTGTGGAGGGACAGTACCATGTAGGAAACATCCCTCAGTATATTACTCAGTCCAATCATCTACAGCATCCTTTTCCTGCATCTCTGTTCTCAATGAATCAACCTGATCAAACAAATCCAAGGATAGAGACCGAACGTTTAGTGAAATTAGCACCAAATTTGCCCCCAGTCAATCTTCCTCGAAATGTTCGTGTTCTTTCTCAGTCAGCATACAGAACACATCAACATGTTGTCAAGGTAGGACCCATTTGTGAAACCAGAGCTGCTTATGTTCCAGATTTACATCAAGAAGACTCAAGAGTTGTCATGGAGAGAAGTGCTGGTGTTGGCGAGGAGAGATTCAACAGTACGGAACTTCAGATGCATCCTCTACTGTTCCAAGTCCCCGTTGATGGGCGTCTGCCTTATTACCCATCAAATTACACTACCAGTCCTTCAGGTTCCTTCAGTTTCTTTCCAGGAAAGCAGCCTCAGTTAAACCTTAGCCTTTTCCGGAGCCCTAATCCGATGATTCACGGTCCTAATAGTCTCACAAGATCTGTTACTCAGGATGTCAATTCTACATTATCTGGGATTGAATTTCATCCACTCCTTCAGAGAACTGATGATGGGGAGAGGAACTTGCAATCATCTGTTCGTTGTGATAACAACCGTGGCCAATTAGCCTCTGGTGCCTGTCCCCAAAGTCCTCTTGATAAAGCTAATGAGCTCGATTTGGAGATCCACCTGAGTTCTACATCAAGAAAAAATAAGGATTTAGAAAGTAGGGATAAAGAAAACTTAGGAGTTACATTTGTTGCCGATGAAAATAGCGATCCTTCATGCCAACCTCTTGAGAATCTGCCTTCAGCTGGGGCTTTGATCGAAAGAGGATCTCAAGAACTGCTTAATGACTTTGATCAGAGCTATGAGGACGCTGTAGATGATCAATCTCATCCTGAGATTGTCATGGAACAGGAAGAGTTGAGTGACTCTGAAGAAGAATTTGAGGAGCAGGTTGAGTTCGAGTGCGAAGAGATGGCCGATTCTGAAGAAGAGGATATGTCGGGCACAGAGCTTGTTTCTGAAGCCAGTAATAAG GGTGACCCAAATCTTCCAGTGGAGAAGGTTCATATTCAGCCACAGGATGTCAAAGATCAAACAGTCCATAAACATTGTGGATCCGACACCTCTGCTGCCGGAAACAGCAGTAATCATCCTTCCTTCAACTTGGGCCGCACGCCCAATCCAAAGGATAAGAAGTCAAGCAAATCGTGGCTTAGTTTGGTTTCATCCCATGGTGAAGATCCTGCTGTTAAAAAGTCCTCATCCTCGCGTCCTAACAGATCTTGTAGGAAGACAAAAGAACCAGCTAAAACCGAGACCGATTCTCTGACGATGCCTCCGATTAGGAGACCTCGAAAGCGGCCTTGCAAGAACAGCTAG